A genomic region of Streptosporangium lutulentum contains the following coding sequences:
- the erm gene encoding ErmE/ErmH/ErmO/ErmR family 23S rRNA (adenine(2058)-N(6))-methyltransferase, whose protein sequence is MSQNFLVDPYAVHQVAKAAGSHGLVLEPGAGEGVLTLALAESCTRVVAYEIDPLPAGRLNARTRGDDRIEVVRGDFLTARAPREPFAVAGNIPYSITSRIVDWCLRAPALTSATLVTQLEYARKRSGDFGRWSKLTVLTWPGHSWELVGRIGRESFRPVPAVDSAILRIESRPVPLLPAEWDTAWREFVEYGFTGLGGSLHASLRMRYPARQVDAAFADARVDRGTVVAFVHPERWLTLFELLH, encoded by the coding sequence CTGTCCCAGAACTTCCTCGTCGATCCGTACGCCGTCCACCAGGTGGCCAAGGCGGCCGGATCGCACGGGCTGGTCCTGGAACCGGGCGCGGGAGAGGGGGTCCTCACCCTCGCTCTCGCGGAGAGCTGCACCAGGGTCGTGGCCTACGAGATCGACCCGCTTCCGGCGGGCAGGCTCAACGCCCGCACCCGCGGCGACGACCGGATCGAGGTGGTCAGGGGTGACTTCCTGACCGCGCGGGCTCCGCGCGAGCCGTTCGCGGTCGCCGGGAACATCCCCTACTCGATCACGTCCAGGATCGTCGACTGGTGCCTGCGCGCGCCCGCGCTCACCTCGGCGACGCTGGTCACCCAACTGGAGTACGCACGCAAGCGCTCCGGCGACTTCGGCCGCTGGAGCAAGCTGACCGTGCTGACGTGGCCCGGCCACTCCTGGGAGCTGGTCGGCCGCATCGGCCGCGAGAGCTTCCGGCCGGTGCCGGCGGTCGATTCGGCGATCCTGCGCATCGAGTCCCGGCCCGTCCCGCTGCTGCCTGCGGAGTGGGACACCGCCTGGCGCGAGTTCGTCGAGTACGGCTTCACCGGCCTGGGCGGCTCGCTGCACGCCTCACTGCGGATGCGGTATCCGGCCCGCCAGGTCGACGCCGCGTTCGCGGACGCACGCGTGGATCGCGGCACGGTG
- a CDS encoding aldo/keto reductase, with product MTTLNNGVAMPQVGFGVFQVPPAETAQAVGRALEAGYRSIDTARAYGNEKGVGEALAASGLPRDEVFVTTKLWNTDQGYDATLAAFDASMKDLGLERLDLYLIHWPVPAKNLYAESWKAMQKLYTDGRVRAIGVSNFQVAHLTRLIDDGGIVPAVNQIELHPALPQAELREFHADHGIATEAWSPLAQGAVLRNPVIVAIAEKYGKTAAQVVLRWHLDLGNIVIPKSVTPSRIRENIDISDFALTEGDLAEIARLDSGTRTGPDPDTFGG from the coding sequence ATGACCACTCTGAACAACGGGGTTGCCATGCCGCAGGTGGGCTTCGGCGTGTTCCAGGTGCCCCCGGCGGAGACCGCCCAGGCGGTGGGGAGGGCGCTCGAAGCGGGATACCGGAGCATCGACACCGCCAGGGCGTACGGCAACGAGAAAGGTGTGGGTGAGGCGCTGGCCGCCTCCGGCCTGCCCCGCGACGAGGTGTTCGTCACCACCAAGTTGTGGAACACCGACCAGGGCTACGACGCGACCCTCGCGGCCTTCGACGCGAGCATGAAGGATCTGGGCCTGGAGCGGCTCGACCTGTATCTCATCCACTGGCCCGTACCGGCCAAGAACCTGTACGCCGAGAGCTGGAAGGCGATGCAGAAGCTGTACACCGACGGTCGCGTCCGCGCCATCGGCGTGTCCAACTTCCAGGTCGCCCACCTGACGCGCCTGATCGACGACGGGGGCATCGTCCCGGCGGTCAACCAGATCGAGCTTCACCCGGCCCTGCCGCAGGCCGAGCTGCGCGAGTTCCACGCCGACCACGGGATCGCCACCGAGGCGTGGAGCCCGCTGGCCCAGGGGGCCGTGCTCAGGAACCCGGTGATCGTCGCCATCGCCGAGAAGTACGGCAAGACCGCCGCCCAGGTCGTCCTGCGCTGGCACCTCGATCTGGGGAACATCGTGATCCCCAAGTCCGTCACCCCATCGCGGATCAGGGAGAACATCGACATCTCCGATTTCGCCCTCACCGAGGGGGACCTCGCGGAGATCGCCCGTCTGGACAGCGGCACCCGCACCGGACCGGACCCCGACACCTTCGGCGGCTGA
- a CDS encoding GH1 family beta-glucosidase produces MFLWGTATASYQIEGAVAEDGRGVSIWDTFTREPGRVRDGDTGDVACDHYHRWPEDLALMSDLGVNSYRFSIAWPRIQPDGRGEANPAGLDFYDRLTDALCEKGIAAAATLFHWDLPQALEDEGGWLNRDTSYRFAEYAAVVADRLADRIPMWITLNEPFIHMVYGYALGSHAPGRTLVLDALPAAHHQLLGHGLAVRELRARGAGKVLITNNCTPVWPASADPADLAAADAYDTLHNRLFNDPVLLGKYPDLSAYGVSLDCVRNGDLDLIGAPLDGLGVNYYNPTRIAAPTDEGLPFSDAGVTGYPVTAFGWPVVPDGLRELLTGLKARYGDALPPVYITENGCSQPDDAGPGETVDDQARIAYLDGHITAVEQAAAEGVDVRGYYVWSLLDNFEWAEGYSQRFGLVHVDFATGTRTPKASYHWLGQRIARG; encoded by the coding sequence ATGTTCCTGTGGGGTACGGCGACCGCTTCCTACCAGATCGAGGGTGCCGTCGCCGAGGACGGCCGGGGCGTCTCGATCTGGGACACCTTCACTCGCGAACCCGGGCGCGTGCGCGACGGGGACACCGGGGACGTGGCCTGTGACCACTACCACCGCTGGCCCGAGGACCTCGCGTTGATGAGCGATCTCGGGGTGAACTCCTACCGCTTCTCCATCGCCTGGCCGCGGATCCAGCCCGACGGCAGGGGCGAGGCCAACCCGGCGGGCCTGGACTTCTACGACCGGCTGACGGACGCGCTCTGCGAGAAGGGCATCGCCGCCGCGGCCACGCTGTTCCACTGGGACCTGCCCCAGGCCCTGGAGGACGAGGGCGGCTGGCTGAACCGCGACACCTCCTACCGGTTCGCCGAGTACGCCGCCGTCGTGGCGGACCGGCTCGCCGACCGGATCCCGATGTGGATCACGCTGAACGAGCCCTTCATCCACATGGTGTACGGCTACGCGCTGGGCAGCCACGCCCCCGGCAGGACTCTGGTCCTGGACGCGCTCCCGGCGGCCCACCACCAGTTGCTCGGGCACGGCCTCGCCGTACGGGAGCTCAGGGCGCGGGGCGCGGGGAAGGTGCTGATCACCAACAACTGCACCCCGGTCTGGCCCGCCTCCGCGGACCCCGCCGACCTGGCCGCCGCCGACGCCTACGACACGCTCCACAATCGCCTGTTCAACGACCCGGTACTTCTTGGTAAATATCCCGATTTATCGGCTTATGGGGTGAGCCTCGACTGCGTCAGGAACGGCGACCTCGACCTGATCGGCGCCCCCCTGGACGGCCTCGGCGTCAACTACTACAACCCCACCCGGATCGCCGCCCCCACCGACGAGGGCCTTCCCTTCTCCGACGCCGGCGTCACCGGTTACCCCGTCACCGCCTTCGGCTGGCCCGTCGTCCCCGACGGCCTGCGCGAGCTCCTGACCGGCCTCAAGGCGCGCTACGGCGACGCCCTCCCACCGGTCTACATCACCGAGAACGGCTGCTCCCAGCCCGACGACGCCGGCCCCGGCGAAACGGTCGACGACCAGGCCAGGATCGCCTACCTCGACGGCCACATCACGGCCGTGGAGCAGGCCGCGGCCGAGGGCGTCGACGTGCGCGGCTACTACGTCTGGTCCCTTCTGGACAACTTCGAGTGGGCCGAGGGCTACAGCCAGCGCTTCGGCCTGGTGCACGTCGACTTCGCCACCGGGACGCGCACCCCGAAGGCGTCCTATCACTGGCTCGGGCAGCGGATCGCGCGAGGCTGA
- a CDS encoding TetR/AcrR family transcriptional regulator: protein MTNVSGGTLRRRPAQRRSLERVERMLDECARLLDEVGYEALTTKEVARRAEVPIGTFYQFFSDKHGLVRALALRNLEAFLNRITGKLATARLSDWTEMVDLSIDEFVAMKRSTPGFAVVDFGEVLVAPGGPAIKGTERMLDAALENNVIVADRLRGITVELLGVPIGPDLDRALFVAVEAADAVLKLAFRSRSDGDPELIAECKHLVRRYLSAHLSRN, encoded by the coding sequence ATGACAAACGTTTCCGGAGGAACGCTGCGCCGTCGCCCCGCTCAGCGCCGCAGCCTGGAACGGGTCGAGCGCATGCTGGACGAATGCGCCCGGCTGCTGGACGAGGTGGGCTACGAGGCGCTGACCACCAAGGAGGTCGCGCGCCGCGCGGAGGTGCCCATCGGCACCTTCTACCAGTTCTTCTCCGACAAGCACGGGCTGGTGCGCGCGCTGGCGTTACGCAACCTGGAGGCGTTCCTCAACCGGATCACCGGCAAGCTGGCGACCGCGCGGCTGTCCGACTGGACCGAGATGGTGGATCTCTCGATCGACGAGTTCGTCGCGATGAAGCGGTCGACGCCGGGATTCGCCGTCGTCGACTTCGGAGAGGTGCTCGTCGCGCCCGGCGGTCCGGCGATCAAGGGAACCGAGCGGATGCTCGACGCCGCGCTGGAGAACAACGTCATCGTGGCCGACCGGCTCCGTGGGATCACCGTGGAACTGCTCGGCGTCCCGATCGGGCCGGACCTCGACCGGGCGCTGTTCGTCGCGGTCGAGGCCGCCGACGCGGTGCTCAAGCTCGCCTTCCGTTCGCGCTCCGACGGCGATCCCGAACTGATCGCCGAGTGCAAACACCTGGTCCGCCGCTACCTGTCCGCGCATCTGTCCCGGAACTGA
- a CDS encoding MerR family transcriptional regulator, which yields MSVYTPGQVVEETGFSLDTLRYYERIGLLESIGRNAAGQRRFTQEDVGWLGMVRCLRDTGMPIAEMIRFAELTRAGEHTIRERVALLEAHDRRVQAQVDNLLEKQAAIRNKIGYYRSVVG from the coding sequence GTGAGTGTGTACACGCCAGGACAGGTAGTGGAGGAGACGGGTTTCAGCCTCGACACGCTGCGCTACTACGAGCGGATCGGGTTGCTGGAGTCCATAGGCCGCAACGCGGCCGGACAACGCCGGTTCACCCAGGAGGACGTCGGCTGGCTCGGCATGGTCCGCTGCCTGCGCGACACCGGGATGCCCATCGCGGAGATGATCCGTTTCGCGGAGCTGACCCGGGCGGGCGAACACACGATACGCGAGCGGGTCGCGTTGCTCGAGGCCCATGACCGGCGGGTTCAGGCCCAGGTCGACAACCTGCTCGAGAAACAGGCGGCCATCCGCAACAAGATCGGTTACTACCGTTCGGTGGTCGGCTAG
- a CDS encoding peptidoglycan D,D-transpeptidase FtsI family protein, which produces MVAPRARRINIPLRHVALMCGGMLFVLLAQTTYLQAIDPQRLNEDSRNLRTMIARFESPRGKILLRDGTVVATSRETRGGKYRYRRFYPNGPLYAAVTGYVSLHSAGGIEQAENTVLSGNDPRVKVRGLMDGTRAGATLRLTVDRRAQRAAYEGLRATGLPGAAVAIDPATGAVLAMVSLPSYDPNAYTTFNGATLDRVDRRLRGDPGNPLLNRVIQQKYPPGSVFKIVTAATALSSGKYDPSTRVSAPTAFRLPGTNTYLRNFAGASCGDGDPPLLYAFKLSCNTPFAKIGAALGQDALREQAEAFGFGTDDLTVPMPVARSVYPSGMDGAQTALSALGRFDDRATPLMIAMIAAAVANDGVLMRPHLVREVRLDDGRVIDDTEPSRYRQVLNADVAERLTQMMVAVTEPGGTGTAAAISGVTVAGKSGTAENVASQQDHAIFAGFAPASSPRVAVGVLVERGGPGGQVAAPIAKAIMQAVLNDQAE; this is translated from the coding sequence ATGGTTGCACCACGCGCACGCCGGATCAACATTCCTCTGCGGCACGTCGCCCTGATGTGCGGAGGGATGTTGTTCGTGCTGCTCGCCCAGACGACCTACCTCCAGGCGATCGACCCCCAGCGGCTCAACGAGGATTCGCGCAACCTGCGGACGATGATCGCGCGCTTCGAGAGCCCCAGGGGCAAGATCCTGCTCCGCGACGGCACGGTCGTCGCGACCAGCCGGGAGACCCGGGGCGGCAAGTACAGGTACCGGCGGTTCTATCCCAACGGCCCGCTCTACGCGGCGGTGACCGGATACGTCTCGCTCCACAGCGCGGGCGGCATCGAGCAGGCGGAGAACACCGTGCTGTCCGGGAACGATCCCCGGGTGAAGGTGCGAGGGCTGATGGACGGCACCCGGGCCGGCGCCACGCTCAGGCTCACCGTCGACAGGCGGGCGCAGCGGGCCGCCTACGAGGGACTGCGCGCCACGGGACTGCCCGGCGCCGCCGTCGCGATCGACCCGGCCACCGGCGCCGTCCTGGCCATGGTCTCCCTTCCCTCCTACGATCCGAACGCCTACACGACCTTCAACGGCGCCACACTCGACAGGGTGGACAGGCGGTTGCGGGGTGATCCCGGCAACCCGCTGCTGAACCGGGTGATCCAGCAGAAGTACCCGCCCGGGTCCGTCTTCAAGATCGTCACCGCCGCGACGGCGCTCAGCTCGGGAAAGTACGATCCGAGCACCCGCGTCAGCGCGCCCACGGCCTTCCGCCTCCCCGGCACGAACACCTACCTGCGCAACTTCGCGGGTGCCTCCTGCGGTGACGGCGACCCGCCGCTGCTGTACGCGTTCAAGCTCTCGTGCAACACGCCGTTCGCGAAGATCGGCGCCGCTCTCGGCCAGGACGCGCTGCGCGAGCAGGCCGAGGCGTTCGGGTTCGGAACGGACGACCTGACCGTCCCCATGCCGGTCGCCAGAAGCGTGTATCCGTCCGGGATGGACGGGGCGCAGACCGCGCTGTCGGCACTGGGCCGGTTCGACGACCGGGCCACCCCGCTCATGATCGCGATGATCGCGGCGGCGGTCGCCAACGACGGCGTGCTGATGCGTCCCCACCTCGTGCGGGAGGTCCGGCTCGACGACGGCAGGGTGATCGACGACACCGAGCCGTCGCGGTATCGCCAGGTGCTCAACGCCGACGTGGCCGAGCGGCTCACCCAGATGATGGTCGCGGTCACCGAGCCCGGCGGCACCGGAACGGCCGCCGCCATCTCGGGCGTCACGGTCGCGGGGAAGAGCGGCACCGCCGAGAACGTCGCCTCCCAGCAGGACCACGCGATCTTCGCCGGTTTCGCCCCGGCGTCCTCCCCCCGGGTGGCGGTGGGGGTCCTGGTGGAACGCGGAGGGCCGGGCGGCCAGGTGGCGGCTCCCATCGCGAAGGCCATCATGCAGGCCGTGCTGAACGATCAGGCGGAGTAG
- a CDS encoding ABC transporter ATP-binding protein, producing MPDTPPEPAPELGELSLSDWHAHVGKMTGVSFLTIARRLPALVSQAVRLAWLADPRDTVITIGLSLLSGVFTAFGLLATTGVLSALFSAGPTPERVMDALPSLILVGVAATLRALTQAGAGWAQSRLDPQVSRIAEERLYGLTSQVGLAAFDDPDFHDSLQRARSRGVSMADVVVATTINVLTAIIGIAAAAGVLGVLHPILLPLLVLAVLPDAWAAIRSARMRYTTMYALIPAARRKWIIAELLAEREPAAEVRSFTMRGFLMRMYDAVATAEQSVLLGLARRQTFVKIVGEALGGIGTAVVYVALGVLLAVGAVPLAVAGTAVLAIRSGQTYLANLMYATNRLYEEGLYFTDFLDFCADAESRLGARRPEPAPATFERITTEDVVFTYPGSGAPALQGVSITIDRGEVIALVGENGSGKTTLAKILSGLYEPDSGRVRWDETDLADVDPDELRLHIAVIAQDHTRWPLTARHNISMGTDKGEAALVSAAEVAGADQVVAELPNGYSTLLDRRFKDGHELSGGQWQRIAVARGFHRDAPLLICDEPTAALDARAEDALFTRIRQHADGRTVLLITHRLASVRYADRIYVLDHGKVTEHGTHDQLMKLNGLYADLYSLQARAYSA from the coding sequence ATGCCCGACACTCCCCCGGAACCCGCTCCCGAGCTCGGCGAGCTCAGCCTCTCCGACTGGCACGCCCACGTCGGCAAGATGACGGGCGTCAGCTTCCTGACCATCGCCCGGCGTCTGCCCGCCCTGGTGTCGCAGGCCGTACGGCTGGCCTGGCTGGCCGACCCCCGTGACACCGTCATCACGATCGGCCTGAGCCTGCTCTCCGGGGTGTTCACCGCGTTCGGGCTGCTCGCCACCACCGGGGTGCTCTCGGCCCTGTTCTCGGCGGGGCCGACCCCGGAGCGGGTCATGGACGCCCTGCCCAGCCTGATCCTGGTGGGCGTGGCCGCCACCCTGCGCGCGCTGACCCAGGCGGGAGCGGGCTGGGCGCAGTCCCGGCTGGATCCCCAGGTCAGCCGGATCGCCGAGGAGCGGCTGTACGGGCTCACCAGCCAGGTCGGCCTGGCGGCCTTCGACGACCCCGACTTTCACGACTCGCTCCAGCGGGCCAGGTCACGAGGGGTGTCCATGGCGGACGTGGTGGTCGCCACGACCATCAACGTGCTGACCGCGATCATCGGGATCGCCGCGGCGGCGGGCGTGCTCGGGGTGCTCCATCCCATCCTGTTGCCGCTGCTGGTGCTGGCCGTGCTGCCCGACGCCTGGGCCGCGATCCGCTCGGCGCGGATGCGCTACACCACCATGTACGCGCTGATCCCCGCCGCCCGGCGCAAGTGGATCATCGCGGAGCTGCTGGCGGAGCGCGAGCCGGCCGCCGAGGTGCGCTCGTTCACCATGCGGGGGTTCCTGATGCGGATGTACGACGCGGTGGCCACGGCGGAGCAGTCCGTCCTGCTGGGCCTGGCGCGGCGGCAGACGTTCGTGAAAATCGTCGGCGAGGCGCTCGGCGGGATCGGCACGGCCGTCGTCTACGTCGCCCTGGGCGTGCTGCTGGCCGTGGGCGCGGTGCCGCTGGCCGTGGCGGGCACCGCCGTGCTGGCCATCCGTTCGGGCCAGACCTACCTGGCCAACCTGATGTACGCCACCAACCGCCTCTACGAGGAGGGCCTCTATTTCACCGACTTCCTCGACTTCTGCGCCGACGCGGAGAGCCGGCTGGGCGCCAGGCGCCCGGAGCCGGCCCCCGCGACCTTCGAACGGATCACCACCGAGGACGTCGTCTTCACCTATCCGGGCTCCGGCGCCCCGGCGCTCCAGGGAGTGTCGATCACCATCGACCGGGGCGAGGTGATCGCCCTCGTCGGAGAGAACGGCTCGGGCAAGACCACACTGGCCAAGATCCTGTCCGGGCTCTACGAGCCGGACAGCGGGCGGGTCCGCTGGGACGAGACCGATCTGGCCGACGTCGACCCCGACGAGCTCCGCCTTCACATCGCGGTCATCGCCCAGGACCACACGCGCTGGCCGCTGACCGCCAGGCACAACATCAGCATGGGCACCGACAAGGGCGAGGCCGCCCTGGTCTCGGCGGCCGAGGTCGCGGGAGCCGACCAGGTCGTCGCCGAGCTGCCCAACGGCTACAGCACCCTGCTCGACCGGCGGTTCAAGGACGGCCACGAGCTGTCCGGCGGGCAGTGGCAGCGGATCGCGGTCGCTCGCGGCTTCCACCGCGACGCCCCCCTGCTGATCTGCGACGAGCCCACGGCCGCCCTCGACGCCCGGGCCGAGGACGCCCTCTTCACCCGCATCCGGCAGCACGCCGACGGCCGCACCGTCCTGTTGATCACCCACCGGCTGGCCAGCGTCCGCTACGCCGACCGGATCTACGTCCTGGACCACGGCAAGGTCACCGAGCACGGCACCCACGACCAGCTCATGAAACTCAACGGCCTCTACGCCGACCTCTACAGCCTGCAGGCCCGCGCCTACTCCGCCTGA
- a CDS encoding ATP-binding protein: MTQDTTPASVALGNLPLEPNVFVGREADVEELTELLGVARVVTLCGAGGIGKSRLAVRVAAQVAEEFPGGVWLVELAEAVRGDLIAPRVAAVLGVKPEPSRALSDTLIDALGDRRLLLVIDNCESLIEESALFCRTLLTVCPQVRVLTTSREPLRVAGETVWRVPPLTLPRTGGQDLGTSEAVRLFVDRATAASRGFVVTEQNAGDIVGLCEALDGMPLAIELAAALCRVLTVEQINARIRDRFRLLSAGDRTAPARQQTLRATVDWSYQQLKEPERILLRRLAVFTGGWTLDMAEQVCAGNGLWAEDVLGVLCDLVDKSLVLADAEVAGETRYRMLETIREYAAEQLDVSGEEPEFRRRHRDHMIDVAARLHQMIVRRPRPTWAEICPMLVLLDELQSNVWAAVRWSAEAADPESALRLLVLLRWPIIAGGRFTPADEWLDRLLDVEPTELTPRVRGDALALRGQVAFGQGDPDTAQVACTSAVELCRKAGLNGPLSGALAILAWVAIYQRRPERARSLLDEALEAVRTVDDPWHETVIRSMEGTFALSEGRAKESQRSFEAALAIAHELDNHWAAPVALIGLAQVAWLRGDLVEARAHYERALDLLQDITAHWQAITCLSGLGRIALVQGDLATARVRLIESLRLCLGTGQRLGVARRIETLAQLALAEEDDRRAVRLAGASAAIRSAMSGAVLPPGFGARMEELLQPARVRLGEALVAQLWAHGQEMSQDQAVRYALQFDEPSEAPLLLGRHPVVAPLTTLTCREWEIAELIARGMSNKAIADELVISPATAARHVANILAKLGFSSRTQVATWVIEQNRS, translated from the coding sequence ATGACCCAGGACACCACACCCGCCTCCGTTGCCCTCGGCAACCTCCCCCTCGAACCCAATGTCTTCGTGGGGCGGGAGGCCGATGTGGAAGAGCTGACCGAGCTGCTGGGCGTGGCCCGGGTGGTGACCCTGTGCGGGGCGGGCGGCATCGGCAAGAGCAGGCTGGCGGTCCGGGTGGCCGCCCAGGTTGCGGAGGAGTTTCCCGGGGGCGTCTGGCTGGTGGAGCTGGCGGAGGCGGTGCGCGGCGACCTGATCGCGCCCAGGGTGGCCGCCGTGCTCGGGGTGAAGCCCGAGCCGTCGCGTGCGCTGTCCGACACGCTGATCGACGCGCTCGGCGACCGGCGCCTGCTGCTGGTCATCGACAACTGCGAGTCCCTCATCGAGGAGTCCGCCCTGTTCTGCCGGACGCTGCTCACCGTCTGCCCGCAGGTGCGCGTGCTCACGACCAGCAGGGAGCCGCTGCGGGTGGCGGGCGAGACCGTGTGGCGGGTTCCGCCGCTCACCCTGCCCAGGACCGGCGGCCAGGACCTCGGCACCAGCGAGGCGGTGCGGCTCTTCGTCGACCGCGCCACCGCCGCCTCGCGGGGCTTCGTCGTCACCGAGCAGAACGCCGGCGACATCGTCGGCCTGTGCGAGGCGCTCGACGGCATGCCGCTCGCCATCGAGCTCGCCGCCGCGCTGTGCAGGGTGCTGACCGTGGAGCAGATCAACGCCCGCATCAGAGACCGGTTCCGGCTGCTGTCGGCGGGCGACAGGACCGCCCCGGCCCGGCAGCAGACGCTCAGGGCGACCGTCGACTGGAGTTACCAGCAGCTCAAGGAGCCCGAGCGGATCCTGCTGCGGCGGCTGGCGGTGTTCACCGGAGGGTGGACGCTCGACATGGCCGAGCAGGTCTGCGCGGGCAACGGCCTGTGGGCCGAAGACGTCCTGGGGGTGCTCTGCGACCTGGTCGACAAGTCCCTGGTCCTGGCCGACGCGGAGGTGGCGGGCGAGACGCGTTACCGGATGCTGGAGACGATCCGCGAATACGCCGCCGAGCAGCTCGACGTCTCCGGTGAGGAGCCCGAGTTCCGGCGACGGCACCGGGATCACATGATCGACGTCGCCGCCCGGCTCCACCAGATGATCGTCCGGCGGCCCCGCCCGACCTGGGCGGAGATCTGCCCGATGCTGGTCCTGCTGGACGAGCTGCAGTCCAACGTCTGGGCGGCGGTGCGCTGGTCGGCCGAGGCGGCCGACCCGGAGAGCGCGCTGCGCCTGCTCGTCCTGCTGCGCTGGCCGATCATCGCCGGGGGCAGGTTCACCCCGGCCGACGAGTGGCTGGACCGTCTGCTCGACGTGGAGCCGACGGAGCTGACCCCGCGGGTGCGCGGCGACGCCCTCGCGCTGCGCGGGCAGGTGGCGTTCGGACAGGGTGACCCCGACACCGCGCAGGTCGCCTGCACGTCCGCCGTCGAGCTGTGCCGCAAGGCGGGACTGAACGGACCGCTGAGCGGGGCGCTGGCCATCCTGGCCTGGGTGGCCATCTACCAGCGGCGGCCGGAGAGGGCCAGGTCCCTTCTGGACGAGGCGCTTGAGGCCGTGCGCACGGTCGACGACCCGTGGCACGAGACGGTGATCCGCTCCATGGAGGGGACGTTCGCGCTGTCGGAGGGGCGGGCCAAGGAGTCCCAGCGCTCCTTCGAGGCCGCGCTGGCCATCGCCCACGAGCTCGACAACCACTGGGCCGCGCCGGTCGCGCTCATCGGCCTGGCCCAGGTCGCCTGGCTGCGGGGCGACCTCGTGGAGGCGCGCGCCCACTACGAGCGGGCCCTGGACCTGCTCCAGGACATCACGGCCCACTGGCAGGCCATCACGTGCCTGTCGGGGCTGGGGAGGATCGCCCTGGTCCAGGGTGATCTCGCCACCGCCCGCGTCAGGCTGATCGAAAGCCTGAGGCTCTGCCTGGGCACGGGCCAGCGACTCGGCGTGGCCCGGCGGATCGAGACACTCGCGCAGCTCGCGCTGGCCGAGGAGGACGACCGCCGGGCGGTGCGCCTGGCGGGGGCCTCCGCGGCGATCCGGAGCGCGATGAGCGGTGCCGTGCTGCCACCCGGGTTCGGCGCGCGGATGGAGGAGCTGCTCCAGCCCGCCCGCGTACGGCTCGGCGAGGCGCTGGTCGCCCAGCTGTGGGCACACGGACAGGAGATGTCCCAGGACCAGGCGGTCCGTTACGCGCTGCAGTTCGACGAGCCGTCCGAGGCGCCCCTGCTGCTCGGCAGACATCCGGTCGTCGCCCCGCTCACCACGCTGACCTGCCGGGAGTGGGAGATCGCGGAGCTGATCGCCAGAGGCATGAGCAACAAGGCCATCGCCGACGAGCTGGTGATCAGTCCCGCGACCGCGGCCCGGCACGTGGCCAACATCCTCGCCAAGCTCGGTTTCTCCTCCCGCACCCAGGTCGCCACCTGGGTCATCGAGCAGAACCGCTCGTGA
- a CDS encoding AMP-binding protein, producing MRPTPQPTTCTVTEAVFGRAHGRGDRPALIDLGAGVVYGYRRLAGEVTRGASGLVRRGARRRQVAGIHVDNAAAQTLAVHTVIAAGGVAAPIVPGSEEMAELLVEWEARLLITTPPLAESSLQAAEDSRVRQVIAFGQARDTVDFADLLLLEPIPLPFLDPAVQPALLIEDGGVLTHQDLLMRMHALDRLAAIEKSDVLLVTWPLVCSLAMTTLIGLALMHGALVVVAPGLSSTELSATIHDFGVTVMALSDGSIQRV from the coding sequence ATGAGACCGACCCCTCAGCCCACCACGTGCACTGTGACCGAGGCGGTGTTCGGTCGCGCGCATGGGCGAGGCGATCGGCCCGCGCTGATCGATCTCGGTGCCGGAGTGGTGTACGGCTACCGCCGGCTGGCGGGGGAGGTGACGCGGGGAGCCTCGGGTCTGGTGAGGCGGGGGGCGAGGCGGCGCCAGGTGGCGGGAATCCACGTGGACAACGCCGCCGCCCAGACCCTGGCGGTGCACACCGTCATCGCGGCCGGCGGGGTGGCGGCGCCCATCGTCCCCGGGAGCGAGGAGATGGCCGAGCTGCTGGTCGAGTGGGAGGCGCGGCTGCTCATCACCACCCCTCCCCTCGCGGAGTCGTCGCTACAGGCCGCCGAAGACTCCCGGGTCCGGCAGGTGATCGCGTTCGGGCAGGCCCGTGACACCGTCGACTTCGCCGACCTGCTGCTCCTCGAACCGATCCCGCTGCCCTTTCTCGATCCGGCCGTCCAGCCCGCGCTGTTGATCGAGGACGGCGGTGTGCTCACCCACCAGGACCTGCTCATGCGGATGCACGCCCTCGACAGGCTCGCCGCGATCGAGAAGTCGGACGTCCTCCTGGTGACCTGGCCCCTGGTGTGCAGCCTCGCCATGACGACCCTGATCGGGCTGGCGCTGATGCACGGCGCGCTGGTCGTCGTGGCCCCCGGTCTCTCGTCCACCGAGCTGTCGGCGACCATCCATGACTTCGGCGTCACCGTCATGGCCCTGTCCGACGGCTCCATCCAGCGCGTATAA